A DNA window from Pirellulales bacterium contains the following coding sequences:
- a CDS encoding DUF983 domain-containing protein encodes MKLRTILWRSGRLRCVNCGQGRLFRGWFQMHPRCSICGMQFDRGSGYFLGSIYINYGLTALLVTAGYFACFFTEWVTGDALLYGATAFCVLFPIWFFRFARSFWLGFDYYFDPPAAPTNRAAAPAEKPSFE; translated from the coding sequence AAACTCCGCACCATCTTGTGGCGAAGCGGCCGATTGCGGTGCGTCAACTGCGGCCAAGGGAGGCTCTTTCGCGGCTGGTTCCAGATGCACCCGCGATGCTCGATCTGCGGGATGCAATTCGACCGCGGGTCGGGCTATTTTCTCGGATCGATCTACATCAACTATGGACTGACCGCGCTACTGGTGACCGCCGGCTACTTCGCCTGCTTCTTCACCGAGTGGGTAACCGGAGACGCCCTGCTCTATGGCGCGACGGCGTTTTGCGTTCTGTTCCCGATCTGGTTTTTCCGTTTTGCCCGCAGCTTCTGGCTGGGATTCGATTACTATTTCGACCCGCCGGCCGCGCCGACGAACCGAGCCGCGGCACCCGCCGAGAAACCGTCATTCGAATGA